From Methanoculleus thermophilus, the proteins below share one genomic window:
- a CDS encoding heavy metal translocating P-type ATPase gives MAGDDACPSCPRCRAGVCEIHRPAITRRQITIFAVSGALLLLGIFIEYFTPYPFIGTILLLAAAIISGYEVLRSGFLALIRLQFSISVLISIAAAGAFLTGNPAEGATVLYLYAIAEFLEEYAAGRAERSIASLLEIAPQTARVRRGDGEVIVPVGEVGVGEIAIVRPGDTVPLDGVVIAGVSSVNQAAITGESVPVAKGVGDDVYAGTQNVEGYLEVRVTKPEEESTIARVVALVAEAQAHTSPTEAFIERFSRYYTPAIILLAALLVVIPPLAFGVPFIEAFYRALILLVIACPCALAISTPVSMVSGITTAARNGVLIKGRDSLEAVGHAKVVVFDKTGTLTTGRLEVVDVIGLAMPAGEVLRIAASLESRSGHPIAEAVRRRAVEEGIALRDVEEFASITGRGVQGRIGSENYLLGNEALFAGLESGLWRTAYERLENEGKTVVLAGTDSQVIGLIALSDVIRENAQETVAELKSRNIRTVMLTGDNERVGSAVARRIGIDECHAGLLPEEKVTMVERLMERYGLVVMVGDGVNDAPALARANVGVAMGAIGSDVAIEAADIVVMEDDISRIAYLVTLSKKTVSVIRQNVTAALVVKLGIAALAVPGLATLWMAVAIGDMGLSLAVIANALRIGRPNDGNQP, from the coding sequence ATGGCAGGGGATGACGCGTGTCCATCCTGCCCACGCTGCCGGGCCGGGGTCTGCGAGATCCACAGACCGGCCATCACCCGCCGCCAGATCACGATCTTCGCGGTCTCGGGCGCCCTTCTGCTTCTCGGCATATTTATTGAGTACTTCACACCGTACCCGTTCATCGGCACGATCCTGCTGCTCGCCGCCGCGATCATCTCCGGTTACGAGGTCCTGAGGTCCGGGTTCCTTGCCCTGATCCGGCTCCAGTTCAGCATCTCCGTGTTGATATCCATCGCAGCAGCAGGTGCGTTCCTGACGGGCAATCCTGCCGAGGGTGCGACAGTTCTCTATCTCTACGCCATCGCCGAGTTCCTGGAAGAGTATGCTGCCGGGAGGGCGGAGCGCTCGATAGCCTCGCTCCTTGAGATCGCTCCGCAGACCGCTCGGGTCCGGCGGGGCGATGGTGAGGTGATCGTCCCCGTCGGCGAGGTCGGAGTCGGGGAGATCGCGATCGTCAGACCTGGCGACACCGTCCCGCTCGACGGCGTTGTCATTGCCGGCGTATCCTCGGTCAACCAGGCCGCGATCACGGGAGAGAGCGTCCCGGTGGCAAAAGGTGTCGGGGACGATGTCTACGCCGGGACCCAGAACGTGGAAGGCTACCTCGAGGTTCGGGTGACAAAGCCCGAAGAGGAGAGCACGATTGCCCGGGTCGTGGCCCTGGTCGCGGAAGCCCAGGCCCACACCTCCCCCACCGAGGCCTTCATCGAGCGGTTCTCACGATACTACACCCCGGCGATCATCCTCCTCGCCGCCCTCCTCGTCGTGATCCCCCCGCTCGCCTTCGGTGTCCCATTCATCGAGGCGTTTTACCGGGCGCTGATCCTCCTCGTCATAGCCTGTCCCTGCGCACTTGCCATATCCACCCCGGTCTCGATGGTCTCGGGGATCACGACTGCAGCGCGTAACGGGGTGCTCATCAAGGGCAGGGACTCCCTCGAGGCCGTGGGACACGCAAAGGTGGTCGTTTTCGACAAAACCGGGACGCTCACGACCGGAAGGCTTGAGGTGGTCGATGTGATCGGTCTTGCGATGCCGGCGGGGGAGGTACTCAGGATCGCTGCGTCGCTTGAGTCCCGTTCCGGTCACCCGATCGCAGAAGCGGTTCGGCGGCGGGCGGTGGAGGAGGGCATCGCGCTCCGGGATGTGGAGGAGTTCGCCTCGATCACCGGCAGAGGAGTTCAGGGCAGGATCGGCAGCGAGAACTACCTCCTCGGAAACGAGGCGCTCTTTGCCGGGCTTGAGAGCGGGCTCTGGCGGACTGCCTACGAGCGGCTGGAGAACGAAGGAAAGACCGTCGTTCTCGCCGGCACTGACTCACAGGTCATCGGACTCATCGCGCTCTCCGACGTGATCCGCGAGAATGCGCAAGAGACGGTGGCCGAACTTAAGTCGCGCAATATCCGGACGGTGATGCTCACCGGGGACAACGAGCGCGTAGGGAGTGCAGTGGCCCGCCGCATCGGGATCGACGAGTGCCATGCCGGACTCCTCCCCGAGGAGAAGGTGACAATGGTCGAGCGGCTGATGGAACGCTACGGGCTCGTGGTGATGGTCGGTGATGGCGTGAACGACGCGCCGGCGCTTGCCCGGGCGAATGTCGGGGTCGCGATGGGGGCCATAGGGTCGGATGTCGCGATCGAGGCAGCCGATATCGTCGTGATGGAGGACGACATATCCCGGATTGCCTACCTCGTAACTCTCTCCAAGAAGACCGTCTCGGTCATCCGGCAGAATGTCACAGCAGCACTCGTCGTCAAACTCGGCATCGCCGCACTCGCCGTCCCGGGTCTGGCCACCCTCTGGATGGCGGTGGCAATCGGGGATATGGGGCTCTCGCTTGCGGTCATTGCCAATGCTCTGCGGATAGGCCGGCCGAACGACGGGAATCAGCCGTAA
- a CDS encoding UDP binding domain-containing protein produces the protein MIQGSIASLSVCVVGLGYVGYPRTVAFSQHLRTIGDLDVNILAGRAINDAMPKHIAEIAIKELNRVGKVIRDSIVLIMGLTYKENVPDTRESPAEEVIHELKEFDIDVSGYDPLLSPAEIEQFGAKPVASLKGLEDPVDCIIINSPHSVFAGLTLDAVLSICDGKPIIVDVTGMLRNNGGVREECMYCTL, from the coding sequence ATGATTCAGGGATCGATAGCGAGTTTATCTGTTTGCGTCGTCGGCCTTGGATACGTTGGCTACCCTCGCACTGTCGCGTTCTCGCAACATCTTCGAACAATTGGTGACCTCGATGTGAACATCCTGGCCGGCCGGGCGATCAACGACGCCATGCCCAAACACATCGCCGAGATCGCGATCAAGGAGCTGAACCGGGTCGGCAAGGTGATCCGGGATTCAATAGTCCTCATCATGGGCCTGACCTACAAAGAGAACGTCCCCGATACAAGGGAGAGCCCGGCCGAGGAGGTGATCCACGAGCTCAAGGAGTTCGATATCGATGTGTCCGGGTATGACCCCCTTCTCTCCCCGGCCGAGATCGAACAGTTCGGGGCAAAGCCAGTTGCGTCGCTCAAGGGGCTCGAGGATCCGGTGGACTGCATCATTATCAATTCGCCGCACAGTGTCTTTGCGGGGCTGACGCTGGATGCGGTGCTCTCCATCTGTGATGGGAAGCCGATCATCGTGGACGTGACCGGGATGCTCCGGAATAATGGTGGGGTGCGGGAGGAGTGTATGTATTGTACGTTGTGA
- a CDS encoding polysaccharide deacetylase family protein has translation MDVIIVVHTEFGFVHAREVIPDKNATEGVSKGVPNLIKVADRHGAKVTFAVMPEVVGAFPRDINHEVGLHIHPGWEEFWQSGFTFHVGDKYLREHCHQSSTSTVLRGYPYKEQLDMIQTGSDCITESLGVRPTTFVAGKWSIDNNTVRALISAGVERDCSAPAHSRPCHYDWSKLPRICMPYRPSEHDYQEKGDLPLLIVPISQMFHAGNVNPEVVPQVGLSWLKACFTEYYSQRMPLFHICLHSPCMTDPYFLSVMDEFLGFIAQHRNINFRFASEVHEYAPVNPSTRVVPYLLGLNRNILGLGWKAAFKKIF, from the coding sequence ATGGACGTAATCATCGTCGTTCACACCGAGTTTGGATTTGTACATGCCAGAGAGGTTATCCCTGACAAGAATGCCACGGAGGGCGTCAGCAAGGGTGTCCCGAACCTGATCAAGGTTGCGGATAGACACGGAGCCAAGGTAACATTTGCCGTAATGCCTGAGGTGGTTGGCGCTTTCCCAAGGGACATCAACCACGAAGTCGGGCTGCATATCCACCCGGGATGGGAAGAATTCTGGCAGAGCGGCTTCACCTTTCATGTCGGTGACAAGTACCTGCGGGAGCATTGTCATCAATCATCCACCTCCACGGTGCTGAGAGGCTACCCATACAAAGAACAGCTCGATATGATCCAGACTGGTTCGGACTGCATCACCGAATCGTTGGGGGTCAGACCGACCACGTTTGTGGCTGGTAAGTGGTCTATCGATAACAATACGGTCAGAGCACTGATATCCGCAGGAGTGGAACGGGACTGCTCAGCCCCCGCCCATTCAAGGCCCTGCCATTATGACTGGTCAAAACTGCCTCGTATCTGTATGCCGTACCGTCCCAGCGAGCATGACTATCAGGAGAAGGGCGATCTTCCTCTCCTGATTGTGCCCATATCTCAGATGTTCCATGCCGGAAATGTAAACCCCGAAGTTGTTCCCCAAGTTGGCCTATCCTGGCTGAAGGCGTGTTTCACCGAGTACTACAGTCAGAGGATGCCCCTCTTCCACATCTGCCTCCACTCGCCCTGCATGACAGATCCTTACTTCCTCTCGGTGATGGATGAGTTTCTGGGGTTCATAGCCCAGCACCGGAATATCAACTTCAGATTTGCATCTGAGGTTCATGAGTATGCCCCGGTCAATCCCTCCACTCGAGTTGTCCCGTATTTGTTAGGTCTAAATAGGAATATTCTCGGATTGGGCTGGAAAGCGGCATTTAAAAAGATATTTTGA